DNA sequence from the Vicia villosa cultivar HV-30 ecotype Madison, WI linkage group LG3, Vvil1.0, whole genome shotgun sequence genome:
TCGTTAATAGCAAAGAGAGACGAAACAGCATGGAGATGCAAGGAGAAATGCAATAACAGGAAGGAGGAATGCAAGAAAAAATGCTGAAAATGTTGTAAATGAATGCAACAAGGAGGGTCTCTCGTGAGCTGAGTTTACACTGAAGAATCAGACAAGAAAAGATGCATGATAATGATAATGCAAGAGAATGAAATTATGATTGATTGAATCAACGTACGAGATATTAGTGATTCTAATACATGAATTATACTGAATTTAACAGCGAATATTGCAGTGTGATTCAAAGGATATGTAAGGTATCATATATATTGCAGTGTGAATTATACTTATAAAGTGTTTTAATCAACCGATCAAGTCATAATTACAATAAAATCACCAACCTCATTAATTCACTTCCATCTTTCCATAATGTTGAGCACCTTCATACTAATTACTACAAAATGAAAACAACTTTCACATTCATAGTTTGCATCATACAAAGTGCATAAGCAATAAATTGTTGTAAACTACTATTACACAAAATTAGGAAAAACAAGGTGGTTACAAACCAACTAATGAGTACTATGGCCTACTGCCAAATCTTGCTTCTTTAAGCTCACATATCactttttcaagcttttcaatCCTCTTTTCAAGATCAAATTCCACATCTAATGTAAAAGGATTAACACATTCCTCTTTTTCCCCATTTCTATCACAATATTGACTATTAATTTCACCCACATTTGATGATCTAAAAGCACCAAATTCATGACTAGATAAAGCCTTTCCATTTTCAACTACTTCATCATCAGAACTTAATAGTTCATAAACTAACAAATGATCTTCTTCATCAGAACTTGATATTTCATAAACAAACAAATCATCCTCTTTATCAAAACCTTCCCTTTCATGTTTCTCAACCTTCACTCTCTTGTTATCTCTTTCCTTATTTAATTTCGATTGCTTCCACCAATCATAGTATCTAGAAGTAACACCGGGCTTGTTAGAGCACAACTGAATGATCAAATCAATATCCACCAATGCTGTTGGCTGGCTATAACTCACCCAAGGATCCTTCTCACAAAAAGCAACATTATCTGGAATGTCTTGATCCATACCAAACTGCATAGCGACACGATGTGGTAAGTACTTCTCACTACATCCCATACCAACCAACTCACAGGCCCTCAAACACATCCCAAACGAATGTAGCTCTTCTTCTAAATAAGGATTATAACATTTCCACATATCTTTTTCATTATAAACTTCAACACATGGTGAATTCTCGTATGGTTGCCACAAAAAACCATTTCCAAATCCTGCACAATCCAAGTCCTTTTtcaagtttttatttttaaatactttaacaCCACCCCATCTAGCCACCTCTGGTAAACCATGGCCTATTGTATAACGGCGTGGTTTAAGAGCTAAAAACCTCTCTAAAGCCCATACTTGAACCAATTGAAAAGGAGACCAAATAGTTACTCTTAAACTCTTCATAGTTGATGTggtattttttgtaatgacgctattaagtaaactcaaatctctataAATACAAGCTAAAACAGCAGGTGCAAGGGCTATTCTATTCCCATGAGCTAAATGTATTGCAATAGGAACAACACTTTTCAAAATAGTATCATATGAATCTGCAGGAAAAACAAACCTTGATAACCAATAAACCAAAAAAGCTGCATGCTCCACATTGCTTTCAGTCTCCATAAAATACATCATCCATGCCCTCTGATACACTTTTTTAGATTTAGACTTATtaaacattcttcttgcttccatTAACTCCTCTTCTGCTTTTACTTGCTCACTGTTCATAATAGGGTTAGAAACAGAAGAGCCCAAAAGAGAGTAACCAAAACAAACCTTTGTGTCTTCCAATGTTATAGTTGATTCTCCCCATGGGAAAACAAATGTATTAGTCTTGGAGCACCATCTATTGACAAGTTCAAGAATCGACTGATCATCCCTTTTGATATCATATGTAGAAGCTTTGATTGCATGGTATATAATAACATAATATAGCCATGTATAGGAGTGTAAATAATACAAGTTGAGTGTATATAATAGGATCACATATTTACTATATATAGTTACCACTACTGTAACTGTAACTTCACTCTTTTACCATAATGAGAACAAGTTTACTTTACTCTTTATCTTCTTCTTGTGATaccaacatggtatcagagctgtAAAAAGCTCTGGTGACCTTCGATCCGTTTCATCTTCCTCTATCTTGTTCAAGATTTGCAGTTTTCTTTTCTTCCTTCGTTCTTTCTTGAAGTTCTTTGTTCAAGATAGTTCTTTGCTCAATCTCTGCAAATCTTCTCCTTTTCCATGGATCACCAGAGCTACGCTGATTTTGCCACAAACTCTGCGAATCCTTTCTATCTCCACCCTAACGAAAGCCCTGCCTTGATTCTCGTTGCTCCACCTTTGGACAACAAGAACTACCATACATGGTCGCGTTCGATGCACATCGCCTTGATTTcgaaaaacaaagagaagttcATCGATGGATCGTTTCCAAAACCATTCGTCACCGATCCTCTGTATGCTCAATGGATCCGATGCAACACTATGGTGCTCTCTTGGATTCAACGATCAATTTCTGATTCTATCGCGAAGTCTGTGTTGTGGATTGATTCGGCTTCGGGAGTGTGGAAGAATCTCAAGATTAGGTTTTCGCAGAGCGACGTGTTTCGCATTTCCGATATCCAAGAAGAACTTTATCGCTTCCGCCAAGGTACACTCGACGTTTCTGAATACTTTACTCAATTAAAGATGCTTTGGGATGAACTTGAAAACTATCGTCCTCTTCCGTTTTGTACTTGCTCTTTTGCCTGTTCTTGTGGTGCTGTGGATTCGGCTAAGGTGTATCGTGAGCAAGACTACGTTATCAGGTTCTTGAAGGGATTGAATGAAAAGTTCGCTCAATCAAAATCTCAAATCATGATGCTGTCACCACTGCCCTCG
Encoded proteins:
- the LOC131659001 gene encoding uncharacterized protein LOC131659001, with amino-acid sequence MNSEQVKAEEELMEARRMFNKSKSKKVYQRAWMMYFMETESNVEHAAFLVYWLSRFVFPADSYDTILKSVVPIAIHLAHGNRIALAPAVLACIYRDLSLLNSVITKNTTSTMKSLRVTIWSPFQLVQVWALERFLALKPRRYTIGHGLPEVARWGGVKVFKNKNLKKDLDCAGFGNGFLWQPYENSPCVEVYNEKDMWKCYNPYLEEELHSFGMCLRACELVGMGCSEKYLPHRVAMQFGMDQDIPDNVAFCEKDPWVSYSQPTALVDIDLIIQLCSNKPGVTSRYYDWWKQSKLNKERDNKRVKVEKHEREGFDKEDDLFVYEISSSDEEDHLLVYELLSSDDEVVENGKALSSHEFGAFRSSNVGEINSQYCDRNGEKEECVNPFTLDVEFDLEKRIEKLEKVICELKEARFGSRP